One stretch of Ipomoea triloba cultivar NCNSP0323 chromosome 8, ASM357664v1 DNA includes these proteins:
- the LOC116026621 gene encoding uncharacterized protein LOC116026621, producing MVKVISLDSDTDENEREREKEKGKNTGTSTQSLPVAIYKLFALFILPSPQTTSAEAGKKTSISIQVPGVKTSFVFELVKLCSAHGERVIVFSRLVEPLLSLIEQQLMHRLKWYENEEILYMDGKIDAKY from the exons ATGGTGAAGGTAATTTCACTGGATAGTGATACTGATGAGAatgagagggagagggagaaaGAAAAGGGGAAGAACACTGGTACAAGCACTCAATCTCTGCCTGTG gctatatataaattgtttgCTCTGTTCATCCTTCCCTCGCCCCAAACAACATCTGCAGAAGCGGGGAAAAAGACCTCGATCTCGATCCAAGTGCCAGGAGTGAAAACGAGCTTTGTTTTTGAGCTTGTCAAACTGTGCAGTGCACACGGGGAAAGAGTTATAGTGTTCAGCAGGCTGGTCGAGCCATTATTGTCGCTCATCGAGCAGCAGCTAATGCACCGTCTCAAGTGGTATGAGAATGAGGAAATACTATACATGGATGGCAAGATTGATGCTAAATATTAG